The following proteins are co-located in the Conyzicola lurida genome:
- the typA gene encoding translational GTPase TypA, with translation MAIATRTDLRNVAIVAHVDHGKTTLVDAMLRQTNSFEAHAHLEDRAMDSNELEREKGITILAKNTAVLYNGKHAEENHAGGNITINVIDTPGHADFGGEVERGLSMVDGVVLLVDASEGPLPQTRFVLRKALEAKLPVILLVNKTDRPDARIDEVVAESQDLLLGLASDMADEHPDLDLDAILDVPVVYASGRAGAASWNKPENGTLPDNEDLEPLFDAILKHVPAPSYDDEHPLQAWVTNLDSSPFLGRLALLRIFQGNIKKGQTVAWVKHDGSVANVKVTELLITKALDRYPTETAGPGDIVAVAGFEDIFIGETLADPNDVRPLPTITVDDPAISMTIGTNTSPIIGKVKGHKLTARMVKDRLDRELVGNVSLKLVDIGRPDAWEVQGRGELALAILVEQMRREGFELTVGKPQVVTKRVDGKLHEPFEHLTIDAPEEYLGAITQLLAARKGRMEGMSNHGTGWVRMEFIVPSRGLIGFRTEFLTVTRGAGIANAVSHGYEAWAGSIETRTNGSIVADRAGVATPFAMVALQERMSFFVEPTQEVYEGMVVGENSRADDMDVNITKEKQLTNMRQSTSDSFERMTPSRRLTLEECLEFAREDECVEVTPEFVRIRKVELDSSARQRSTARLKKQNA, from the coding sequence ATGGCAATCGCCACCCGTACCGACCTGCGCAACGTCGCAATCGTCGCCCACGTTGACCACGGCAAGACCACCCTGGTCGACGCCATGCTCCGCCAGACCAACTCGTTCGAGGCGCACGCGCACCTCGAAGACCGCGCCATGGACTCCAACGAGCTCGAGCGCGAAAAGGGCATCACGATCCTCGCCAAGAACACCGCGGTGCTCTACAACGGCAAGCACGCCGAAGAGAACCACGCCGGCGGCAACATCACGATCAACGTGATCGACACCCCGGGTCACGCCGACTTCGGTGGAGAGGTCGAGCGCGGCCTGTCCATGGTCGACGGTGTCGTCCTCCTCGTCGACGCCTCCGAGGGCCCGCTGCCCCAGACGCGCTTCGTGCTGCGCAAGGCCCTCGAGGCCAAGCTCCCCGTCATCCTGCTCGTCAACAAGACCGACCGTCCCGATGCCCGCATCGACGAGGTCGTCGCCGAGAGCCAGGACCTCCTCCTCGGCCTCGCGTCCGACATGGCCGACGAGCACCCCGACCTCGACCTCGACGCGATCCTCGACGTTCCCGTCGTCTACGCCTCGGGCCGCGCCGGTGCCGCCAGCTGGAACAAGCCCGAGAACGGCACGCTGCCCGACAACGAGGACCTCGAGCCGCTGTTCGACGCGATCCTCAAGCACGTCCCCGCCCCGTCGTACGACGACGAGCACCCCCTTCAGGCCTGGGTCACCAACCTCGACTCCTCGCCGTTCCTCGGTCGCCTCGCACTGCTGCGCATCTTCCAGGGCAACATCAAGAAGGGCCAGACGGTCGCCTGGGTCAAGCACGACGGCTCCGTCGCCAACGTGAAGGTCACCGAGCTCCTGATCACCAAGGCGCTCGACCGCTATCCGACCGAGACCGCGGGCCCCGGCGACATCGTCGCCGTCGCCGGCTTCGAGGACATCTTCATCGGCGAGACCCTCGCCGACCCGAACGACGTGCGCCCCCTGCCGACCATCACGGTCGACGACCCGGCCATCTCGATGACCATCGGAACCAACACCTCGCCGATCATCGGCAAGGTCAAGGGCCACAAGCTCACCGCGCGTATGGTCAAGGACCGTCTCGACCGCGAGCTCGTCGGTAACGTCTCGCTCAAGCTGGTCGACATCGGACGCCCCGACGCCTGGGAGGTCCAGGGCCGTGGAGAGCTCGCGCTCGCCATCCTGGTCGAGCAGATGCGTCGCGAGGGCTTCGAGCTCACCGTCGGCAAGCCGCAGGTGGTCACGAAGCGCGTCGACGGCAAGTTGCACGAGCCCTTCGAGCACCTCACGATCGACGCTCCCGAGGAGTACCTCGGCGCCATCACGCAGCTCCTCGCCGCCCGCAAGGGCCGCATGGAGGGCATGAGCAACCACGGCACCGGCTGGGTCCGCATGGAGTTCATCGTCCCGTCGCGTGGCCTCATCGGCTTCCGCACCGAGTTCCTCACCGTCACCCGCGGTGCCGGTATCGCCAACGCCGTCTCGCACGGCTACGAGGCCTGGGCCGGATCGATCGAGACCCGAACCAACGGCTCGATCGTCGCCGACCGCGCCGGTGTCGCCACCCCGTTCGCCATGGTCGCCCTGCAGGAGCGCATGTCGTTCTTCGTGGAGCCGACGCAGGAGGTCTACGAGGGCATGGTTGTCGGCGAGAACTCGCGCGCCGACGACATGGACGTCAACATCACCAAGGAAAAGCAGCTCACCAACATGCGCCAGTCCACCTCGGACTCCTTCGAGCGCATGACGCCGTCGCGTCGCCTGACTCTCGAGGAATGCCTCGAGTTCGCGCGCGAAGACGAGTGCGTCGAGGTCACGCCCGAGTTCGTGCGTATCCGCAAGGTGGAGCTCGACTCGAGCGCCCGCCAGCGCAGCACCGCTCGCCTGAAGAAGCAGAACGCGTAA
- the efeO gene encoding iron uptake system protein EfeO, which produces MNRSAATPIRARALVAVSLSAAALLALSACVANNPAATEDAAATALTVDSSASDCAVSASEAPSGTVSFSITNSGDQVTEFYLLADDELRIVGEVENVGPGITRDLVVQAKPGDYYTVCKPGMIGEGIGKAAFTVTDSGADLAADGDDAELVDAAAVNYVAYVKNQLEGLVVSTTTFLDAYRAGDDETARALYAPTRAAYERIEPVAESFGDLDPKIDFREADVEEGTEWTGWHRIEKDLWQPAPEDNGGETYVPLTAEERTRFADLLETDTAALNDAVHAADYTVSIDAISNGAIGLLDEVASGKITGEEEIWSHTDLWDFQANLEGARVAYEGVRDIVEPKDADLVAQIDDEFTSLEDELAAYGTLEDGFVYYDELTTEQVKALADGVNALAEPLSKLTAVLVG; this is translated from the coding sequence ATGAACCGGTCCGCAGCGACCCCGATCCGAGCGCGCGCGCTCGTCGCCGTCTCCCTGAGCGCGGCAGCACTGCTCGCGCTCTCCGCCTGTGTGGCGAACAACCCCGCCGCGACCGAGGACGCGGCGGCCACGGCGCTCACGGTCGACTCGAGCGCGAGCGACTGCGCCGTCTCCGCCTCCGAGGCGCCGAGCGGCACCGTGAGCTTCAGCATCACGAACTCGGGCGACCAGGTCACCGAGTTCTACCTGCTGGCCGACGACGAGCTGCGCATCGTCGGCGAGGTCGAGAACGTCGGCCCCGGCATCACCCGCGACCTCGTCGTGCAGGCCAAGCCCGGCGACTACTACACGGTGTGCAAGCCCGGCATGATCGGCGAGGGCATCGGCAAGGCCGCCTTCACCGTCACCGACTCGGGCGCCGACCTCGCGGCTGACGGCGACGACGCGGAACTGGTCGACGCCGCCGCCGTGAACTACGTGGCCTATGTGAAGAACCAGCTCGAGGGCCTCGTCGTCTCCACGACCACGTTCCTCGACGCCTACCGCGCCGGCGACGACGAGACGGCCCGCGCCCTCTACGCACCCACCCGCGCGGCCTACGAGCGCATCGAGCCCGTCGCCGAGTCGTTCGGCGACCTCGACCCCAAGATCGACTTCCGCGAGGCGGACGTCGAAGAGGGCACCGAGTGGACCGGCTGGCACCGCATCGAGAAGGACCTCTGGCAGCCGGCGCCCGAGGACAACGGCGGCGAGACGTACGTGCCGCTGACCGCCGAGGAGCGCACGCGCTTCGCCGACCTGCTCGAGACCGACACCGCCGCCCTCAACGACGCCGTGCACGCGGCCGACTACACCGTCTCGATCGACGCGATCAGCAACGGCGCCATCGGCCTGCTCGACGAGGTCGCCAGCGGCAAGATCACCGGCGAGGAAGAGATCTGGTCGCACACCGACCTCTGGGACTTCCAGGCCAACCTCGAGGGCGCCCGCGTGGCCTACGAGGGCGTGCGCGACATCGTCGAGCCCAAGGACGCCGACCTGGTCGCGCAGATCGACGACGAGTTCACGTCGCTCGAGGACGAGCTCGCCGCCTACGGCACCCTCGAGGACGGCTTCGTCTACTACGACGAGCTCACCACCGAGCAGGTGAAGGCCCTCGCCGACGGCGTCAACGCCCTCGCCGAACCGCTCAGCAAGCTCACGGCCGTTCTCGTCGGCTAA
- the efeB gene encoding iron uptake transporter deferrochelatase/peroxidase subunit: MTDDSAPARPGLSRRGLLGLAGAGVVGAGIGFGIDRVVTPEAGAVSGAAASYPFYGEHQSGIVTAAQDRLHFAAFDVSDITASELEELLADWTYAANRMTTGLGAGKYGPASGPYDSPPDDTGEALDLPPSGLTITFGFGPSLFDDRFGLAGKRPDALVDLPHFPGDALVDTLVGGDLCIQACSDDPQVAVHAIRNLSRIAFGRASLRWSQLGFGRTSSTTRAQATPRNLFGFKDGTANLRAEDAETAKDVWVQPGDGASWMTGGSYLVSRKIRMTIETWDRTSLREQERVVGRTKGEGAPLSGGTEFSEPDFDATGRADAPLIDTASHVRLAHPSMNDGAALLRRGYNFVDGNDDLGRLNAGLFFICFQRDPRAQFVPIQLQLAKNDAMNEYLRHVGSGIFAVPPGATADRPIGAGLFD, encoded by the coding sequence ATGACAGACGACTCGGCACCGGCACGTCCAGGACTCTCCCGGAGGGGGCTCCTCGGACTGGCCGGTGCCGGCGTCGTCGGTGCCGGGATCGGGTTCGGCATCGACCGCGTCGTCACGCCCGAGGCGGGCGCCGTCTCCGGCGCTGCCGCGTCCTACCCGTTCTACGGCGAGCACCAGTCCGGCATCGTGACGGCCGCGCAGGACCGGCTGCACTTCGCCGCGTTCGACGTCAGCGACATCACGGCGTCCGAGCTCGAGGAATTGCTCGCCGACTGGACCTACGCCGCCAACCGCATGACCACCGGCCTCGGCGCCGGCAAATACGGACCCGCGAGCGGCCCGTACGACTCACCGCCCGACGACACGGGCGAGGCACTCGACCTTCCGCCATCCGGTCTCACCATCACGTTCGGTTTCGGGCCGTCCCTGTTCGACGACCGCTTCGGGTTGGCCGGCAAACGCCCGGACGCCCTCGTCGACCTTCCGCACTTCCCGGGAGACGCGCTCGTCGACACCCTCGTCGGCGGCGACCTCTGCATCCAGGCCTGCAGCGACGACCCGCAGGTTGCCGTGCACGCGATTCGCAACCTGTCGCGCATCGCCTTCGGGCGCGCGAGCCTGCGCTGGTCGCAGCTCGGCTTCGGCCGCACGTCGTCGACGACGCGCGCTCAGGCCACGCCCCGCAACCTCTTCGGCTTCAAAGACGGCACCGCCAACCTGCGTGCCGAGGACGCCGAGACGGCGAAAGACGTCTGGGTACAGCCCGGCGACGGGGCGTCGTGGATGACGGGCGGGTCGTACCTCGTCTCCCGCAAGATCCGCATGACGATCGAGACCTGGGACCGAACGTCGCTCCGGGAGCAGGAACGCGTGGTCGGCCGCACGAAGGGCGAGGGTGCGCCGCTCAGCGGAGGCACCGAGTTCAGCGAACCCGACTTCGACGCCACCGGGCGCGCCGACGCACCGCTCATCGACACGGCCTCGCATGTGCGGCTCGCCCACCCGTCCATGAACGACGGGGCCGCGCTGCTGCGCCGCGGCTACAACTTCGTCGACGGCAACGACGACCTGGGGCGCCTCAACGCCGGGCTGTTCTTCATCTGCTTCCAGCGGGATCCGCGCGCGCAGTTCGTGCCGATCCAGCTGCAACTGGCGAAGAACGACGCCATGAACGAGTACCTGCGCCACGTGGGCTCGGGCATCTTCGCGGTACCGCCGGGGGCGACCGCCGACCGGCCGATCGGGGCGGGGCTGTTCGACTAG